The following proteins come from a genomic window of Triticum aestivum cultivar Chinese Spring chromosome 6A, IWGSC CS RefSeq v2.1, whole genome shotgun sequence:
- the LOC123131190 gene encoding agamous-like MADS-box protein AGL80: MARKKVTLQYIANDSTRRGTFKKRLRGLMKKAGELAILCDVKTCVLVYGEGEPAPEVFPSHAKAAAILTRFRSMPELGQCKNKMNQAGFLTQRIDKLRDQVDKSRRECRDREIKVLLHRAMLGALPGLAGLTIEELTSVGWKVDVLLRSIGERIDKIHSLSMQAPPPAAYQLTTGSSSMEDHMGSPPSLYQVQAPPQQQQQEGWLDMVPRPGEDLGTQLLYGGYTTGGHDGASFSSSSGDMNMMMMQPFDLGFGLSHFPPM; encoded by the coding sequence ATGGCTCGCAAGAAGGTGACCCTCCAGTACATCGCCAACGACTCCACCCGGCGCGGCACCTTCAAGAAGCGCCTCAGGGGCCTGATGAAGAAGGCGGGCGAGCTGGCCATCCTCTGCGACGTCAAGACCTGCGTGCTCGTCTACGGCGAGGGCGAGCCGGCGCCGGAGGTCTTCCCCTCCCACGCCAAGGCGGCGGCCATCCTGACCCGGTTCCGGAGCATGCCGGAGCTGGGCCAGTGCAAGAACAAGATGAACCAGGCGGGCTTCCTCACCCAGCGCATCGACAAGCTCCGCGACCAGGTCGACAAGTCCCGCCGCGAGTGCCGCGACCGCGAGATCAAGGTCCTCCTGCACAGGGCCATGCTCGGCGCCCTCCCGGGCCTCGCCGGCCTCACCATCGAGGAGCTCACCAGCGTCGGATGGAAGGTGGACGTGCTCCTCAGGAGCATCGGCGAACGCATCGACAAAATCCATTCCCTTTCCATGCAGGCGCCGCCGCCAGCCGCATACCAGCTCACCACCGGCAGCAGCAGCATGGAGGATCACATGGGGTCTCCGCCGTCTCTGTACCAGGTCCAGGCACCACCGCAGCAACAACAGCAGGAGGGCTGGCTTGACATGGTGCCCCGGCCCGGAGAAGATCTCGGCACCCAGCTGCTCTACGGTGGCTATACCACCGGTGGCCACGACGGCGCCAGCTTCTCCTCCTCCAGCGGCgatatgaatatgatgatgatgcaGCCCTTCGATCTGGGCTTCGGTTTGAGCCATTTCCCTCCCATGTAA